The sequence below is a genomic window from Lolium perenne isolate Kyuss_39 chromosome 7, Kyuss_2.0, whole genome shotgun sequence.
TGACACTTGCATTGTACATCAGCCTAAGGACAATCTCGCCTTCCTTTTTGTCTTTGATATTTAGTCCTTTTTAAACACCGTAGTATAAAAAATAGAAGATCGCAAACGATTGATCAAAATTGTTTGCGAGAGAAGAATTTAATAGGGATATATGTTATAATTTTTTTACTTCGGTTTCCTATTGTTTTGTGCTATTCCCTTGTTAGATCTAAGAACTAACTGAAGTTATGGTTTGCCTTTCATTAGAATTGACTTTTTTTCCTCTTGACATTAGTAGATAACACAAACCTTTGGTGGATATCATAGTCGGCAAATCAAAACCATGTTCCTGAGTCTCACACAGTTTTGCAGCAAGTGCTAATTGCAAGAAGCAACCTATTGCAGCAGCTGTGGTCTTTGTTTTTcctgctcaggtatagtttcGATCAAGCAATATTTTTCCCTTTGGTTTGTAATGTGAGGAGTAGCATGGATGTCTTACTTGTTAATGAATCTGCTGAATTTCTAACAAGCTTATGTGCACATGCTCGTGATTATCTTAAATTCACAGGAGCTTTGATCTGTTGCCTCTGCTAAATTCTAAGCCAATACTCTAGGTGTGTTTCTCATCTTTCTGATGTGTTGTGCATAACGATATATAGTAGCGTGTTACCTTTTGATCCCAAGAAAGGTACACGATGCTATAATTTTAAATTTTCAGTATTAGAATGATTGTAGTGAAAATATTTTTATATTAACTCATGGAATCAATGGATTTGAAAGATATTAAGTCACTGCTTTCCCCTATGTTTAAAAAAAAACTAATTTGTTGTGAATACATAATTTTCTTCGTTTTGCATAGAGGAAAATAATTCAGATGCAAGAATATATGAACCCCATGTATTTTAGTAGTGCATGTCTCTGTTTGCTTGtgaatcacggttcttctttattGTCATGCATCACATGTCAAGTCAGTGGTTACCTTTTAGCCTTTGTTCTTATGATTATTTCCCTTTTTAAGAACTAGCAAAATATTAAAATTAGAACCCTTCCGGGCATATATATTTAGGTGTTAATTTGAAATATTAACTACTTCCACATGCCCAAATATACTAGCCATGATTCGAAAAAGAGAAGTGGTATAAGCATTTTTTTGCAGCTCTGTTAGGTTGTTCATATCATCTTATTTCCATGTTCAGGTGTCATCTAGGCTTTGCTGGCAACAATAAGAAAGGCTTGGGCTCAACTGTGCTCTTGTAGCAATTGAAAACTTAAAAAAGTAGATTTGAGAAGTTGGGTACAGAACAATACAACTACAGCAGGCCAATGATTAACTGTGTGCAACAATATTCGTAGTCACCAAGAACAACATGTTTCTAGCAGTTTCATTTATTGTGTTCTATAATGATACTCTGTTTTCTGGACTAACATTAAAGAGTTTCTTGCCTTCCTTAATGGATATACATGATAAACACATATCACTGATGACATCTCTCCTCACTATGGGTAGGGAAAACTACAACAACATGTGAAGAAGTGGGGCGGAATTTTATCGGATGGTAGTAAATTTAGGTATATAGATCCAGTTTACATGGCACATCTCAAAGTTTTTAAATTTTCATTTTTTATCAATTTCTTTTAATTTTTTCAAAACTCAAAAGGCGGTTGGGGGATGGGGGAGGGAGGGTGCAAAATCTGCCTAACTTACTGCCAGCGCACCGTTATAGTGTTGCGCCACCACGGTGACGTGGCCTGGATCAACATCAACGACAAGAGCAGAACTATTACATGATAACACAAGAAATGATTCCCAAAAGGAATTAACATTCAGTTATTTCCCAACTGGCATGACATCAAATGGTCTTATTTCCAAAAATATATGTATGATCTAGTACCAACAATTGAAAATGTTTTATTTCCTGTTGAAACCAAAACGGGACCCTGACTTCTTGCTTGGTGGCGTTGAAGACACAGGGGGGACCTGAAATTTCAAAGAGCATGTTAAAATCATATGGAGTTCCTATGCATATGCTATATGGTTATGCTTTTTTTTCCTAGAAAAGAGATGTTTGATTACTAAAGTAATGATATATATACAGTAAAATATAGAAACAAAGTAAAATGTGCATTTCCTGATTAACATATAATAGTATAATAGACCGGCTGATGCGACCAAGATTAGATTGCATACTTTTTTAGAATGAGTTGCATACATCTGAATGGAAGCATTTTATGATATGTGGGAACATGCATTGTGTTCATAAATATACCAAGTACATCATCGACACACATAAGCAGTTAAGCGGAAACCTTGTGCCACTTGCAGTAAGTAATGGATAAGGCTACCATGATAGTAAGAACATCATTGAACAACCCCTTCAGAAATATCTACCGTGGTGATCCAACCTAGTTTGGGTTGCAAATTTGCAGCTATAAAAGGACTCTTCAAGCATTCCACTCATCTCGCTACATAACTTTTATGAAAAAATATCCACTCCTTACTGGAATATTGAGCCCACCCACATAAATACACAGGGTATATATTTTTAAGTACTCTTTGATTTGCAGCAATTTCACTTGCATATCCCAAATATTCTAACCAGATATATATATGGTTGTTCCTACGCTCAGAGTTGAAATACAGGAGCAGGAGCTCACTTTCTAATGAATACTAAAgcgtatgtgtgtgttagtttttATACAGGGTAACCATAGAACATAAATAAATTCAGTATTTTTGGTGTGGAAATCTTAAGTGTATCAAAATATCTAACATGATGTATACACATGAATATGAGTGTAACTCTGCCAATAAAATGGTTGTGCATTGGCACCATGAATCCTTATATACAAGGACAGAAGTGATACACCTTTAGTTACCAAAGGGTAAAGAGTGCTTCATCAGTTCCAAACAAATAATCGGATTAACACTCAGTGTTTATGAAATTAAATCATTCAAGAAGATAACCTCTTTATTTTTTGTCACTGTCTTACCTCGTTTTCCATTTGAATTGCATGTAGTCCATTGAGTGCTGCAACAATTTTGTCTATGGGAGGTCTTTTCTTCCGATCAATCTCAACACATTTTAATCCAACATCAATGCATGTTTTAACTTGTCGAAGGACTTCTGCATTTGAGGATCCATACTTGTCTGCTATGTGCATCTCTGTCCAATCTTTACTGACCTATAGAGAAGGAATACTTGATCATAATATACAAAATAAATGTAAAATAAGTTCAGAACACAAATAATGTTTCCTCTCACTTTATCAATAAAACTTCTTGCGGATGGTTGGTCTTTGTCCGGGAGGTTCTTCTCTCTTGTGGTGATCTCGATTATGATTAAGCCCAAACTATATATGTCTGATTGTGCTGATATTTCACCTCTATATAGATATTCTGGAGCCATGTATCCACTGTATGGCATTAACATTGATATTAGAGAGTTAATGGGAAATAAAAGAGCAACCGGAAAATAATCTACAATATAGTAAAGAACAAATTTTATGGATTTCATGATAATCTTACtatgatcccacaactctttgggTGCACAATCGAGTTTGTTCTTCGCCAAAGACTCTCGAGAGTGCAAAGTCCGCAATCTTGGGCACCATGTTATCATCCAACAATATATTTTCGGGCTTTAGATCCATATGGATAATAGGAATATCCAACTTGTGTAAAAAATGTAAACCCTTGCAGATGCCCTTAATTATTTTGAAACGTGTGTCCCAATTGATACCGGATTCAGCGGAAGATGTTGCTTGGGGTCCTGTATATCAATGTAATCTTTTAGGGAACTGAGAAGATAAATAATGTAAATAAAAAATAAGAAAGAACTAGTCGGGATGATAAAACACCTAATAACTTTGAGAAGTTACGTTGTAGCTCCAATTTCAAAAATAACCACTAAAAGAGACAAAGAGATGTAAAATATATGGGAGATAATGTATGACATACCAAATAGATTATCTTCAAGGTTCCCTTTAGGCAAATATTCATAGCAGATTAAACTTTCATTAATGTCTGCCTGTATATATCTACTATCGAACTGCACCAATTTTTTTGATGTTTCACTGCAGTATCCAACTATCTGTACTATGTTTTCATGCTTGAGCGCCATAACATTTGTAACCTCCTTGGTAAATGTTTTGTCAGCTGGCATTGGTGCGTTTTCCTGAAGTTTCTTCACAGCAATCACTCTGTCATCATTTGGAATTATTCCCTGTATAATCCAGTAGACATACCATGTATTAAAATATGTTTATCGAACTTGATTGAAATTAAGGAATGGGAAATACTAATGATAGATTTTACCTTATAAAGGGTTCCAAATGGACTTCCACTAATTTTCATATCGTTGGAGAAGTCATTTGTAATTTTCTTCAGAAAATCATATGGTAGTTCTGTTGGAAGTTCGGGGCTCGGTTTGCTCTCTTGGGTCTTACTTCCGGTGGCCATTTCTAATAAAAGAAGCAAGAGTATCCAAATTATGTTGGATTGCTACAGCTTCGAATTTCACAAAAGCAGTATAATTGTTCAGCAACATATATATAAACAAGACTAAAAGTGCAAAATTTAACATGATGGTTCTACGAACAACTAAAATAGGAGGCTGCACAAAATCACTAACCTTTGAGAGGAGCAACTTAGGTCTTGAGGGATCCTCGAAACAGGCAGGTCTTGAGGGATCCTGGCTGCTGGGAAGAGAGGAGCGGGACGAATGGTCTCCTTGCTAGCTATGGGAAGGTGAGAGTAGATCGATATATGAGCAACCCGGGGAGGAAGAAGGACAAGTTGACTTGACTGGAGAGCCAAAGTTGAGTCTTTCGATCGGTCGAGATAACAAAGCATATATTATGTCCCACTAGGTCCATGTGATTAGATGCTCAGCCAATATGTATGTAGAAAACGCGTGGCCACCTGATCACTTCATCACCGCGTTATTTACAAAAAAAAATTGCAATTAATCAATTTGCCTAATTAGTGAGACCCCAGTGTAGGGCATGATACTCGTAGGACATTTGATTGAACGTACGGCATATCACATGGCTAGGTTTGATACCATTAACAAGTTCGTTACTTTAATATAGCACCACGCATCTACATCGATCGCTTAGGGGAAAGTGTAATTAAGGCAGGAGACGCGCTTAAGTTACGAGCTTCTTCAAAATTAGCATTATGAAAGTAATAGGTAGTTGTTAGCTAGTCGTGCATCAAGCATATCCATATTAATATATTATAGCTAAATGAGGACTCTCCGTCCAGAAATATAAGATGTTTAGCTATTTTAAAGGTTCACTCACTTTTGTTTGTATATCTAGTCTATTTTTAGTGTAGGTTCACTCATTTTAGCTTGTATCTAATCTATTTTAAAAACATCTTATATTAACGCACAAAGGGAGTAGATTACAGAGATAGGTGAGGTGCAGCTTAGTCTTCACTCTCTACTTGGTTTAAGAGATTAAGCAAAGACTGTACGTCTTGCAGTTTTGGCTCTTCCTAACGCGCTGGCCAACATGTGACTTAGGGCATCTTCAACGGACCGATCCAAATTGGCGATCTAAATGGTCCGTTTCTGTTCTTTTGGGTCCGTCTCGCGGTTCGGCCGGCCCGGACAGAGCGCCCAGCGGCTGACCCATTCGATCCGGTGTTGGGCAAATCTTGCATAGAATTTTCTCACATTGCATACATTTGGAGATTTGCTTGAAGTAAATTGATAGAACTTTAATAAAAACATAGTAGAAGACTACATCGTCTTCATCATTCCGTCTCCTAGTCGTCCTAGTCGGTGTGGTAGTGGCGGCGGCACatggtctcgtcgaagaccttgacgctgaaGTCGTCGTGGCCGTCGTACTTGAAGACGACAAAGTGTCCGACGTCGATGGCGTGCGAGCGGGTGAAGCGCCTCCAGCCGTTATGGAGAAACATCCACCCTTCGCCGTCAAACATCACCTCCGCGGGCCATATGCCGGTCGCGCCGCCGGACACATGCAGGAGGACATGGTGGGGCTCTTGCCCATCGACGATCAAGGCGAACCTCTGGGGCAGGCGCAGCCTATCCCAGCTCATGCCCTGGTGGATGGTCACGCCGAACTCGAAGCCGGAGAGGTCGATGGCGATGGGGTCGGGCGACGATGGTGGCGATGGCGACGGGGACGGTGGTGGCTGACTCTGGCCTCTCCCGCTACTCCTTCCTCGTCGGCCTTGGCCATGGCCTCGGCCATTCCCACGCCCACGGCCCGAAGGCCATCCTAGGCGCCCTCCCCTCAAGCCTATGCCGCCAGCCATTGCTGCAGAGATGCATATggcagtggtggtggtggggaaTGGAAGAAGTGAGGTTGTCGAAGAAAATGGCCGCCGCTGGCCTGCTTAAAAAGGGCCAGAGCATTGGATGCCGATGCGTAGAACGAAACACCGACATTGATGaacggcaggcggcgcggccagagcagGAGCACAGGCGTCGGGCGGCGTGGCCAGAGCAGAAGCGCCAGAGTCAGCCTACTTCCGTTGATGGCCAGAGGAAGAAGTCCGTTGGGCCGCTTCCATGCGGGCCCTAGGTCCACGCGTGCTGTCCACGTCGACGCATCGGTTCCCCAAATTTGGTGCGCCGATAGGTCGAGGTGGACGGGTcggtccgtttgggtcgccctgCTTGAGCGTGCGCGGCCGGTCCGTCTGTCCGCGCAGACCGATTCGGACGCGCCAGGACCAGATGGGTCGGCTCGCTGGATATGCCCTTAGCCATGGGTCATGTAAATTATAGCTTAGGCCGTGCTTGGTTCAACGTATTTTTAGTCAAATGAGCCGTAAGTTTAGGATCCGTAACTTACTCCCTAATGAGAACTTGGTTTTCACACAAGTGTGGATGCTATCTTGGAGCAACCATCTCTCCCTAAACCTCGTAACTATTTCATAGAAGAGGGCTCTTCTCATCCGGAGCATATGGACATCATCTACATCATTCGTATTGTAGATAAAATTCAGATTGCCAATCCTCTCTTGATTTCGGGGAAGCATCGTACCATAAGTCACTGGTGGATAGGCAGCTCGCAGAACTGATCTTttgtggaggaggaggattcacgcCTGAATCACAGCTACCAGTGCTGCTGCCTGGTGGATCAGGCTCATCCGATCGCCCTAAGCAAATAGATCTAACATGAGTGTCTCCTAAATCTATCGTTCAGGCTAACCACTAACTACGGGGACACAATAAAATTGGAGGGCACGGTGATTTACCTCCACCATTGCACACGAGGTAGAGTTGCCGGGGTCGGAGAAGAAAGAGATATCTCCCGCTGATCCCTGGCCGGGGAAGAAGGAGACCAGCTGCTGCTGCGATGGACAACCCCTATCGGAGTGGACGGATTTGGAGGGGTGAGATAGATCAGTACCGCCACCGCCGGTGTTGAGAGCGAAGAATGGTGATGAGACACTAGCTTAGCCGCCCAAATCTGCTCAAACCTACCTGTTCGCTGATCGAGCCCAAATTCCCCAATCACCACACGCGCCGGAGAAGACTAGGGTTTCCCCGCCGCCGGCCTCTCCGGCCGCGCCGTCGGCTGGCACTAGCTGCACCCACGCCCCTTGCGTTTCTCTGCCCAGCCCGTCCGCCGCCCTCCGCGTCTCTCTGCGCCGCCGCTCCCTACGTCTCTCGGGCCGCGCCGTCGACCGGCCTACCGGCCCTGGCTATCCTCTCCTGGTGAACGACGACGGCggccggctgctgctgctgctgtccaaCGTGCGTCTCCGATCTGCTTCTGtacggctgctgctgctgctgtgcgACGCCGTACCCGGCTTCTGCTGCTGAACGACGCACCTACGCGCGTCGGCAGCGACCGCGAGCTTCTCTGCCGGCACCGACTGCAGGTACTGCTCCTGTTCTCGCCAGCGATTCCCACATGTTGCTACCGATGTTGATGGTTTAACAGTATAGGGGCATTCGAATCTTCCAATCAAGCCGTAGATTCCCTCACCAGAGTCCAGAGATTAAGGGGCTAAACCGACAGTTGGACACTAGATGCTCTAGGCCCCCACTATACCAATTTCCTGGGCAATGTCGCGAATCTGAGTCACCATTTGACGTTCCCCGGTGTGAATCCTATCATGTAGAACTTGAACCCCTGATTTTTTTTGCGGGGAAAAGAAATACATTAAACAAACACAGGATTATAATCGGCAGTCATGGCTTGAGAGATCCCAGGTGGCATGTAACTCCCCAGCCAGACTTGAGTCTGTCTGACGCATAAGCCTGCCCATTTTGAGCTAGTTCATGGCTAACCTGGTTACGATTCCTACTAATCTTTACAAGGCTAGAATCTCTTTCCCGTAATAGATCACGAATAACCTTTATTCCAAACGCATAGATGGATGTGTTGAGGGTGCACTCCTTAATCAGCCCCAGAGCTTCTGAACAGTCTTGCTGTTGATATACAATTCTTTCGATCCACCAAGCAAAACTGCACTAGTAAATCGTTAGTCCAAACGAAACTGCTTCACCGCAGAGAAAGTAAGCAGTAAAAGATGATAGGGAATACGAAACTGATTCAGGATATCTCCTCATACCGGATTCATTCCGACTGGAGCTAGTTCTTGCTAAGAATCTGCACTGGACTCTCATGGGTACTAAGCACGAAATCATCAGGCCATAGTTAGCACTTAGCAGTGAATGAACAGCAACAACTGCTACCACAAGGGTGACACAGATGATTTGCATCCCTCCACAAGAATTCGTGGAGCAAACTGTCTTTGTAGAATCCACAGGGAATACTGGTAGCACCGCTGATGAAGGATGTCTACAACTTGAGTATGCAAGGTATTAAATGAAACCACCAAGTGCAGCCTTCCAAAAGCATCTAGAATAGGCAAACCCAAATTTGGAACAGAAAAGATGGAACACATTTTGGCAGGTGATTAAGATATCGCCAATCGCCTATCAAAATTGCTGTCAGTTTACATCTCTTTCGATCCAACTAACATCACCAGTAAATCGGCTTCACTGCGGCGACGTGGAGACGGTCCAGCCTCATTACACGTCACTCCGCAGTAATATACACCGGGCGCAAACCTTGCCTTTCCTACGAAAGCCCAGGGCATTTGTATGCCACACAGAACCCATGCACAAAAATATGTGAATGAAAAACAAGAAAGATGGTAAGCTGTGAAGAGACATGTGTGTAAAACCATTAGGGTTATTCTGGCA
It includes:
- the LOC127319205 gene encoding cysteine-rich receptor-like protein kinase 8; translation: MATGSKTQESKPSPELPTELPYDFLKKITNDFSNDMKISGSPFGTLYKGIIPNDDRVIAVKKLQENAPMPADKTFTKEVTNVMALKHENIVQIVGYCSETSKKLVQFDSRYIQADINESLICYEYLPKGNLEDNLFGPQATSSAESGINWDTRFKIIKGICKGLHFLHKLDIPIIHMDLKPENILLDDNMVPKIADFALSRVFGEEQTRLCTQRVVGSYGYMAPEYLYRGEISAQSDIYSLGLIIIEITTREKNLPDKDQPSARSFIDKVSKDWTEMHIADKYGSSNAEVLRQVKTCIDVGLKCVEIDRKKRPPIDKIVAALNGLHAIQMENEVPPVSSTPPSKKSGSRFGFNRK